From one Bacteroides fragilis NCTC 9343 genomic stretch:
- a CDS encoding tetratricopeptide repeat protein gives MKRFQLFLVGAFVAAGPLFAQSADADWHSEVAKVKELIQANPAQASEEAAQLLKGKNKKNTDLLIAIGQAYLEAGKVNEAEAYAALGQKANSKSAAVSVLQGDIAVAKKDAGKACQLYEQAIYFDPNYKEAYLKFADVYKGASPQLAIEKLEQLKNLDPSCVAADKKLAEVYYLNNKFDKAAEAYAHFINTPEATEDDLTKYSFALFLNHDFEKSLQIALMGLQKNPRDAAFNRLAMYNYTDLKRYDEAMKAADAFFKESDKADFSYLDYMYFGHLLNAVKKYDQAVEAYMKAITLDPAKTDLWREVSSSYELNNEFAKAIEAYKKYSESLSADKRTPDVQFQIGKLYYEKGTQSDTLTVSLDERKAALVSADSIFTEIAKVAPDSYLGNFWRARTNSALDPETTQGLAKPYYEEVAAFLIDKNDPRYNSALIECYSYLGYYYLVANKLPESKEYWNKILAIDPANATAKRALDGIK, from the coding sequence ATGAAACGATTTCAACTGTTTTTAGTAGGAGCATTTGTAGCAGCCGGTCCGCTTTTTGCGCAATCGGCAGATGCTGATTGGCACAGTGAGGTTGCCAAAGTGAAAGAACTTATTCAGGCTAATCCGGCGCAAGCTTCCGAGGAAGCCGCACAATTGCTGAAAGGTAAAAATAAAAAAAATACGGATCTTCTGATTGCCATTGGACAAGCCTATTTGGAAGCCGGTAAAGTTAATGAGGCCGAAGCCTATGCTGCTCTTGGACAGAAAGCTAACAGCAAATCTGCTGCGGTTTCGGTGCTGCAAGGTGACATTGCCGTAGCTAAGAAAGATGCCGGAAAAGCTTGTCAGTTATATGAGCAGGCTATCTATTTTGATCCTAATTATAAAGAAGCCTATCTGAAGTTCGCTGACGTATATAAGGGGGCTAGTCCGCAACTTGCTATCGAGAAGCTGGAACAACTGAAAAACCTTGATCCTTCGTGCGTGGCTGCCGATAAAAAATTGGCAGAGGTTTATTATCTGAATAATAAATTTGATAAAGCGGCCGAAGCTTATGCGCATTTTATCAATACACCGGAGGCTACGGAAGATGATTTGACGAAATACTCTTTTGCGCTCTTTTTGAACCATGATTTTGAGAAATCACTTCAGATAGCTTTGATGGGTTTACAGAAGAATCCGCGTGATGCTGCATTCAATCGTTTGGCTATGTATAACTATACCGACCTGAAACGCTATGATGAAGCTATGAAAGCGGCGGATGCGTTCTTTAAGGAGTCCGATAAGGCAGATTTTTCTTATCTTGATTATATGTATTTCGGCCATCTGCTCAATGCCGTGAAGAAGTATGATCAGGCAGTTGAAGCTTATATGAAAGCGATCACGCTTGATCCCGCTAAAACAGATTTGTGGCGTGAAGTTTCTTCTTCTTATGAATTGAATAATGAATTTGCAAAGGCAATAGAGGCCTATAAAAAATATAGCGAATCGTTGAGTGCCGACAAGCGTACCCCTGACGTACAGTTCCAAATAGGAAAGCTTTATTACGAAAAGGGTACGCAATCGGATACGTTAACCGTTTCGCTGGATGAGCGGAAGGCGGCTCTTGTTTCTGCCGATTCCATTTTTACTGAGATTGCTAAAGTGGCTCCGGATAGTTATCTGGGTAACTTCTGGAGAGCACGTACTAATTCCGCGTTAGACCCGGAGACCACTCAAGGGTTGGCTAAACCTTATTATGAAGAGGTGGCTGCCTTCTTGATTGATAAAAATGACCCGAGGTACAACTCTGCTTTGATTGAGTGTTATAGTTACTTGGGATATTATTATCTGGTAGCTAACAAACTTCCTGAATCTAAGGAGTATTGGAATAAAATTCTGGCTATAGACCCCGCTAATGCTACTGCTAAACGTGCATTGGATGGCATCAAATAG
- a CDS encoding ExbD/TolR family protein, which yields MSAEVQESGKKKGNSKQKKMTVRVDFTPMVDMNMLLITFFMLCTSLSKPQTMEISMPSNDKNITEEQQSKVKASQAITLLLGPDDKLYYYEGEPNYKDYTSLKETTYKPDGLRGILLKKNATAVRQVNDLKQKKLELKISEDEFTKQLSEIKSGKNTPTVIIKAMDNASYKNLIDALDEMQICNIGKYVITNIAEADEFLVKNFESKGELSQNIAD from the coding sequence ATGAGTGCTGAAGTACAAGAAAGCGGTAAAAAGAAGGGGAATAGCAAACAGAAGAAGATGACGGTTCGCGTAGACTTTACGCCTATGGTGGATATGAATATGTTGTTGATCACTTTCTTTATGCTTTGTACCTCGCTGAGTAAACCTCAGACGATGGAGATAAGCATGCCGAGCAATGATAAAAACATCACCGAAGAACAGCAAAGCAAGGTGAAAGCTTCACAGGCAATCACTCTGTTACTGGGCCCCGATGACAAACTATATTATTATGAAGGAGAACCTAATTACAAGGATTATACTTCGCTGAAAGAGACGACGTATAAACCGGATGGATTACGGGGGATACTCCTGAAGAAAAATGCGACTGCTGTCAGACAAGTCAATGATCTGAAACAGAAAAAGCTGGAACTTAAGATATCAGAGGATGAATTTACGAAGCAACTTTCTGAAATAAAGAGTGGAAAGAATACTCCTACAGTCATCATTAAGGCAATGGATAATGCATCGTATAAAAATCTGATTGACGCTCTCGATGAAATGCAAATATGTAATATTGGTAAATATGTGATAACGAACATCGCTGAAGCCGACGAGTTTCTGGTGAAGAACTTTGAAAGCAAGGGTGAACTTTCACAGAATATTGCCGACTAA
- the cas2 gene encoding CRISPR-associated endonuclease Cas2, with protein MDRFNEYRIMWVLVLFDLPTETKKEKKAYADFRKNLQKDGFTMFQFSIYVRHCGSSENAAVHIKRVKSFLPEFGHVGIMCITDKQFGDIELFYGKKVQDVNTPGQQLELF; from the coding sequence ATGGATCGTTTTAATGAATATCGTATTATGTGGGTGCTTGTTCTTTTTGATTTGCCAACTGAGACTAAGAAAGAAAAAAAGGCTTATGCCGATTTCAGAAAGAATCTACAAAAGGATGGTTTTACGATGTTTCAGTTTTCCATTTATGTGCGTCATTGTGGCAGTAGTGAGAATGCAGCAGTACATATAAAAAGAGTTAAATCATTTCTCCCAGAATTTGGGCATGTCGGAATCATGTGTATTACAGATAAACAATTTGGAGATATAGAGCTTTTTTATGGAAAGAAAGTGCAAGATGTCAATACGCCGGGACAGCAATTGGAGTTGTTCTAG
- a CDS encoding MotA/TolQ/ExbB proton channel family protein, with protein sequence METTQKKSTKIVGIKNAGLVIICCFIIAVCIYHFILGNPTNFMNNDPNNHPLPGNFMGTIYKGGVIVPVIQTLLLTVLALSIERYFALRSAFGRGSLVKFVSNIKEALSVGDLRKAQEICDKQRGSVANVVTSTLRKYEEMENESSLSKDQKLLAIQKELEEATALELPMMEQNLPIIGTITTLGTLMGLLGTVIGMIRSFAALAAGGSADSMALSQGISEALINTAFGILTGALAVISYNYYTNKIDKLTYSLDEVGFSIVQTFAATHK encoded by the coding sequence ATGGAAACTACTCAAAAAAAGTCAACTAAGATTGTAGGTATCAAGAATGCCGGATTGGTTATTATCTGCTGTTTTATTATAGCAGTGTGTATCTATCATTTTATTTTGGGAAATCCCACTAACTTTATGAACAATGACCCTAACAACCATCCGCTTCCGGGAAACTTTATGGGAACCATTTACAAAGGTGGTGTGATTGTGCCTGTTATCCAAACGTTATTGCTGACTGTATTGGCATTGAGCATTGAACGCTATTTTGCTCTTCGTTCAGCTTTCGGTAGAGGTTCTTTGGTTAAATTTGTATCTAACATTAAAGAGGCTTTGTCGGTAGGAGACCTTCGGAAAGCTCAGGAAATCTGTGACAAACAGCGTGGCTCTGTAGCAAACGTTGTAACTTCTACACTACGGAAGTATGAGGAAATGGAGAATGAATCTTCTCTCTCAAAAGATCAGAAACTACTTGCCATCCAAAAGGAACTGGAAGAAGCTACGGCGCTTGAACTTCCAATGATGGAACAGAATCTTCCGATCATTGGTACTATTACTACTTTGGGTACTTTGATGGGATTGCTTGGTACGGTTATCGGTATGATCCGTTCGTTTGCCGCTTTGGCTGCAGGTGGTTCTGCTGATTCAATGGCCTTGTCGCAAGGTATTTCTGAGGCTTTGATTAACACAGCTTTTGGTATTCTTACCGGTGCGTTGGCAGTTATCTCTTATAACTACTATACAAACAAAATCGATAAGTTGACTTACAGTCTCGATGAGGTCGGTTTCTCTATTGTGCAGACTTTTGCAGCTACTCATAAATAA
- a CDS encoding PstS family phosphate ABC transporter substrate-binding protein, with amino-acid sequence MTKKQFWLIGAWSLIALSACSSKPKDGLTDTYTSGVIAITADESFQPIVQEEIDVFEGLFPLAGIVPRYTTEVDAINQLLKDSVRLAITTRTLTPEEMNSFHSRKFFPREIKLATDGLALIVNRQNADSLISVRDIRRILTGQVQKWKELYPASGLGDIQLVFDNKNSSTVRFAVDSICKGAPLSDKDVKALKTNQQVIDYVAHTPDAIGVIGVNWLGNRSDTTNLSFRDEIRVMSVSADDVATVENSYKPYQAYLYYGNYPLARPIYVLLNDPRNALPWGFASFLTSDRGQRIILKSGLVPATQPVRIVDVKDE; translated from the coding sequence ATGACTAAAAAACAATTTTGGCTGATCGGTGCGTGGTCCTTGATTGCACTATCTGCTTGTAGCTCGAAACCCAAAGACGGACTGACAGACACTTATACATCGGGTGTAATAGCTATTACTGCTGACGAAAGTTTCCAACCCATTGTTCAGGAGGAAATTGATGTGTTCGAGGGATTGTTTCCTTTGGCCGGAATTGTTCCCCGTTATACTACTGAGGTAGACGCTATCAACCAGCTCCTGAAGGACAGTGTACGTTTGGCTATCACCACGCGTACACTGACTCCGGAGGAGATGAACTCTTTTCATAGCCGGAAATTTTTTCCCCGGGAGATAAAACTGGCTACTGACGGTTTGGCTCTGATTGTCAATAGACAAAACGCCGATTCGTTGATTTCAGTGCGTGATATCCGCCGTATACTGACGGGACAGGTACAAAAGTGGAAAGAGCTCTATCCTGCGTCGGGGTTGGGTGATATCCAACTCGTCTTTGATAACAAAAACTCAAGCACGGTACGCTTTGCGGTTGACTCCATTTGTAAGGGAGCTCCTCTGTCTGATAAAGACGTAAAGGCTCTGAAAACAAATCAGCAGGTGATTGACTATGTTGCACATACACCTGATGCAATCGGAGTGATTGGAGTCAATTGGCTTGGAAACCGAAGTGATACCACTAACTTGTCTTTCCGTGATGAGATCAGAGTGATGTCTGTCAGTGCAGACGATGTGGCTACGGTAGAGAACAGTTATAAGCCTTATCAGGCTTATCTGTACTATGGTAACTATCCGTTGGCACGGCCTATTTATGTATTATTGAACGATCCCCGTAATGCACTGCCCTGGGGATTCGCTTCTTTTCTCACATCTGACAGAGGGCAGCGGATTATATTAAAGTCCGGACTCGTTCCGGCTACTCAGCCGGTTCGTATTGTGGACGTGAAAGACGAATAA
- a CDS encoding GntR family transcriptional regulator, whose translation MNFKESKAIYLQIADRICDEILLGQYQEEERIPSVREYAAMVEVNANTAMRSFDYLQSQDIIYNKRGIGYFVSSGAKELIFSLRRETFLKDELEHVFRQLYTLGVSDDELLTMYRNFMMKQK comes from the coding sequence ATGAATTTTAAAGAAAGTAAAGCCATTTATCTGCAAATAGCAGATCGAATCTGTGACGAGATTCTTCTCGGACAGTATCAGGAGGAAGAACGAATTCCTTCTGTAAGGGAGTATGCAGCTATGGTGGAGGTAAATGCCAACACGGCCATGCGTTCGTTCGATTATCTTCAGTCACAAGATATCATTTACAATAAACGGGGTATTGGTTATTTTGTTTCTTCCGGCGCAAAGGAGCTGATTTTTTCACTTCGTCGGGAGACTTTTCTGAAGGATGAACTTGAGCATGTATTCCGTCAACTCTATACACTTGGAGTTTCGGATGACGAGTTGTTGACTATGTACCGTAACTTTATGATGAAACAAAAATAA
- the cas1 gene encoding type II CRISPR-associated endonuclease Cas1: MIKKTLYFGNPVYLSLRNAQLVIKLPDVEKATVLPETLKKQAEVTKPIEDIGIVVLDNKQITITSGVLEALLENNCSVITCDSRSMPVGLMLPLYGNTTQNERFRKQLDTSLPLKKQLWQQTIQAKINNQASVLKDCMDEEVKCMRIWATNVRSGDPDNLEARAAAYYWKSLFSDVDSFTREREGIPPNNLLNYGYAILRAVVARGLVISGLLPTLGIHHHNRYNAYCLADDIMEPYRPYVDELVFSLIQEYGKNAELTKEMKTRLLTVPTLEVIIGGKRSPLMVAVGQTTASLYKCFNGELRRISYPER, translated from the coding sequence ATGATTAAGAAAACACTTTATTTCGGAAATCCGGTTTATCTATCGTTACGAAATGCGCAGCTAGTTATTAAACTGCCTGATGTAGAAAAAGCAACGGTTTTGCCGGAAACGTTGAAAAAGCAGGCGGAAGTAACGAAACCTATAGAGGATATTGGAATCGTCGTGTTGGATAACAAGCAGATAACTATCACTTCCGGTGTGCTGGAGGCTTTGCTTGAGAACAACTGTTCCGTAATCACTTGTGATAGCAGGAGTATGCCAGTCGGATTAATGCTTCCTCTTTATGGAAATACTACGCAGAATGAGCGTTTTCGTAAACAATTGGATACTTCGCTTCCTTTGAAGAAACAACTCTGGCAACAAACTATTCAAGCGAAAATCAACAATCAGGCATCTGTGCTTAAAGATTGTATGGACGAGGAAGTAAAGTGTATGCGTATTTGGGCTACCAATGTGCGTAGTGGCGATCCTGACAATTTGGAAGCACGCGCTGCTGCATATTATTGGAAGTCTTTATTCTCAGATGTTGATAGTTTCACTCGGGAACGTGAGGGAATTCCTCCCAACAACTTGTTAAACTATGGATATGCCATTCTTCGTGCGGTGGTGGCGCGTGGGTTGGTAATAAGCGGGTTGCTTCCTACGTTGGGTATCCATCATCACAATCGCTACAACGCTTATTGTTTGGCGGACGATATAATGGAACCTTATCGTCCTTATGTGGATGAGTTAGTGTTTAGTTTGATACAAGAGTATGGAAAAAATGCGGAGTTGACAAAAGAGATGAAAACTCGATTACTGACTGTTCCGACATTAGAAGTGATAATTGGAGGTAAGCGCAGTCCGTTGATGGTTGCGGTAGGGCAAACTACTGCTTCACTTTATAAATGTTTCAATGGAGAGCTTCGGAGAATTTCCTATCCCGAACGATAG
- a CDS encoding erythromycin esterase family protein → MKEGCSREYFSFLAASFFSYLKLKAMKNFRVAIRRSYLSVILLLLALVCYLLYPLEIPALSSESAIEIDRYVHSVPCTVQMPDTATDFLCFLDEELKNKQILLLGEQLHQDGATLQMKTRMVRYLHEKLGYNVILYETGLYDMYLMNQDGRQRMNPSKAVWTFWWGSNETKSLWEYYRSHPSIALDGFDCQLTNYGQGRKHMESVEKYLNGYSSSLSDFPYVQRFFLQMSEFNGNWNYFGYRLDRMLKDSIAQDFNKLENRIHEESRYSMEDGLHQRYIAGLKLRYESIWKYRNVGDLTRMNLRDSIMADNLTWLVDSVYKDQKVIVWCANVHVFNRGRMQVDSTRFTSMGQRLKIHFGDRMYTIAFTSYARRNTDGGIRDPLSTLSLEYLLHQRKVGFAYLNFNELPVDSRWRQAFISGLDQGASLSEVWSEQMDMLFYIDLNYDVYYDKTFINKMYKWAK, encoded by the coding sequence TTGAAGGAAGGATGTAGTAGAGAGTATTTTAGTTTTCTTGCTGCATCCTTTTTCAGTTATTTGAAGTTGAAAGCTATGAAGAATTTTCGAGTGGCAATACGGAGGTCTTATTTATCGGTCATCCTTTTGCTTTTGGCATTGGTATGCTATCTTTTGTATCCTTTGGAAATACCGGCTCTTTCTTCAGAATCGGCTATAGAAATTGATCGGTATGTTCATTCCGTGCCATGTACTGTACAGATGCCGGATACCGCTACTGATTTCTTGTGCTTCTTGGATGAAGAGTTAAAAAACAAGCAAATCTTATTGTTAGGTGAGCAGTTGCATCAGGATGGAGCCACCTTGCAAATGAAAACCAGGATGGTTCGTTATTTACACGAGAAATTAGGATATAATGTTATACTATATGAAACTGGCTTATATGACATGTATCTTATGAATCAGGATGGTCGTCAGCGGATGAATCCATCTAAAGCTGTATGGACATTTTGGTGGGGGAGTAATGAGACAAAATCATTATGGGAATATTATCGCTCCCATCCTTCTATTGCCTTGGATGGCTTCGACTGCCAGTTAACCAATTATGGACAAGGAAGGAAACACATGGAATCCGTTGAGAAGTATTTAAATGGTTACTCTTCTTCTCTTTCGGATTTCCCGTATGTGCAACGCTTCTTCTTGCAGATGAGTGAGTTTAATGGAAACTGGAATTATTTCGGATACCGGCTTGATAGGATGTTAAAAGACTCCATTGCTCAGGATTTTAATAAATTGGAAAATAGAATTCATGAGGAGTCAAGATATTCTATGGAAGATGGTTTGCATCAGCGTTATATTGCAGGACTGAAACTACGGTATGAGAGCATATGGAAGTATCGGAATGTCGGTGATTTAACACGAATGAACCTACGCGATTCTATTATGGCCGATAATTTGACTTGGTTGGTAGACTCGGTTTATAAAGACCAAAAAGTGATTGTATGGTGCGCTAATGTGCATGTATTCAACCGGGGGAGGATGCAGGTTGACTCGACCAGATTCACCTCTATGGGACAAAGGTTAAAAATACATTTTGGAGACCGGATGTATACAATAGCATTTACTTCGTATGCACGAAGAAACACTGACGGCGGCATACGGGATCCGCTTAGTACGTTGTCACTCGAGTATTTGCTACATCAGAGAAAAGTCGGGTTTGCTTATTTAAATTTCAATGAACTACCCGTGGATAGCAGATGGAGACAAGCGTTTATCTCGGGTTTGGATCAAGGTGCAAGTCTTTCGGAAGTTTGGAGCGAACAAATGGATATGCTATTCTATATCGACCTGAATTATGATGTATATTACGATAAAACTTTTATAAATAAAATGTATAAATGGGCAAAATAG
- a CDS encoding ABC transporter ATP-binding protein codes for MITVENLSFLYRKSKRAVLHDFSLSLEKGRVYGLLGKNGAGKSTLLYLMSGLLTPKSGKVVYHDVDVRRRLPITLQDMFLVPEEFDLPPVSLISYIELNSPFYPRFSKEDMVKYLHYFEMDINIDLGALSMGQKKKVFMSFALATNTSLLLMDEPTNGLDIPGKSQFRKFIASGMTDDKTILISTHQVRDIDKVLDHVLIMDNSRVLLNESTMSICDKLFFTESENRELLQSSLFSTPSIQGNFLLLPNESGEDSEINLELLFNATLAVPERISALFHSKQIEL; via the coding sequence ATGATTACAGTAGAAAATCTTTCCTTTCTTTATCGTAAATCGAAGCGTGCCGTTTTGCATGACTTCTCTCTGTCACTTGAAAAGGGGCGGGTTTACGGATTACTTGGCAAAAATGGTGCAGGCAAATCTACACTACTCTATCTGATGAGTGGGCTGCTCACTCCTAAAAGTGGAAAAGTGGTCTATCATGATGTTGACGTACGCCGCCGGCTTCCCATCACTTTGCAGGATATGTTTTTGGTTCCTGAAGAATTTGATCTTCCTCCGGTTTCGCTAATTAGCTATATAGAGTTAAACAGTCCGTTTTATCCCCGTTTCAGCAAAGAGGATATGGTGAAATATCTGCACTATTTTGAAATGGATATCAATATTGATCTGGGGGCACTCTCTATGGGGCAGAAGAAAAAAGTATTCATGAGCTTTGCGCTAGCCACTAATACATCTTTGTTGTTGATGGACGAACCGACCAATGGACTTGATATTCCTGGTAAAAGTCAGTTCCGGAAGTTTATTGCTTCGGGTATGACAGATGATAAAACGATCTTGATTTCTACCCATCAGGTGCGTGACATTGATAAGGTGCTCGATCATGTGTTGATTATGGACAATAGTCGGGTATTGCTGAATGAATCTACTATGAGTATTTGCGATAAACTGTTTTTTACTGAAAGCGAAAACCGGGAGTTGTTACAGTCGTCTTTGTTTTCCACTCCCTCTATTCAAGGTAATTTTTTGCTTTTGCCTAATGAATCGGGCGAAGATTCAGAGATTAACCTGGAATTATTATTTAATGCTACCTTGGCAGTTCCCGAAAGGATTTCTGCATTGTTCCACTCTAAACAAATAGAATTATGA
- a CDS encoding energy transducer TonB has translation MAKIDLTSFEWCELIFKGKNKAYGAYKMRADSPKRHNVAMVIVLIIALVGFSLPTLIKMATPKQKEVMTEVTTLSQLEEPEVKQEEMKRVEPVAPPPPALKSSIKFTAPVIKKDEEVHEDDEIKSQEELTQTKVAISIADVKGNDEANGKDIADLKQVVTQAEPAEEQVFDMVEQMPTFPGGTTELMKYIGEHLKYPPIAAENGTQGKVICRFVIGKDGQVRDVTIARSLDPYCDKEAIRVIKSMPKWIPGKQNGKAVAVNFTVPIVFKLQ, from the coding sequence ATGGCAAAAATAGATTTAACTTCTTTTGAATGGTGTGAGCTGATTTTTAAAGGCAAAAATAAAGCTTACGGTGCCTATAAAATGCGTGCCGATTCACCCAAGCGTCACAACGTGGCAATGGTCATTGTGTTGATAATAGCTTTAGTAGGTTTTAGTCTTCCGACCTTAATCAAAATGGCTACTCCGAAGCAAAAAGAGGTAATGACGGAAGTTACCACTTTGTCGCAATTGGAGGAACCGGAAGTGAAGCAGGAAGAGATGAAAAGAGTAGAGCCGGTGGCACCACCACCGCCTGCTTTGAAGAGCTCTATTAAATTTACCGCTCCGGTGATCAAGAAAGACGAAGAGGTACATGAGGATGACGAGATTAAGAGTCAGGAAGAACTTACACAAACCAAAGTCGCTATATCCATTGCCGACGTGAAGGGTAACGATGAAGCAAACGGTAAGGATATTGCCGATTTGAAGCAGGTGGTTACTCAGGCAGAGCCGGCCGAAGAACAAGTTTTCGATATGGTAGAACAGATGCCCACATTCCCCGGTGGAACTACAGAATTGATGAAGTACATCGGTGAACATCTGAAATATCCTCCCATTGCGGCTGAAAACGGTACACAGGGAAAAGTGATCTGTCGTTTTGTGATTGGTAAGGATGGCCAAGTGAGGGATGTAACCATCGCGCGTTCGTTGGATCCATATTGCGACAAGGAAGCCATTCGTGTTATCAAATCAATGCCTAAGTGGATTCCCGGAAAACAGAACGGTAAAGCCGTAGCTGTAAATTTCACAGTACCTATTGTCTTTAAACTACAGTAA
- a CDS encoding ExbD/TolR family protein, protein MGRAKIKKKSTFIDMTAMSDVTVLLLTFFMLTSTFVKKEPVQVTTPASVSEIKIPEKNILQILVDPNGKIFMSMDKQSDLKAVLESMGQEYGVTFTPEQEKKFMLASTFGVPMKNMKTYLDLPTDKQDAVLKNEGIPCDSLDNQFKSWVRNARAVNSDLRIAIKADADTPYSVIKNVMNSLQDLRENRYNLITSLKTTSEN, encoded by the coding sequence ATGGGCAGAGCGAAAATTAAAAAGAAAAGTACGTTCATCGACATGACAGCGATGAGTGATGTTACGGTACTGTTGCTTACTTTCTTTATGCTGACCTCTACGTTTGTGAAGAAAGAGCCGGTACAAGTGACAACACCCGCTTCGGTTTCGGAAATTAAGATTCCCGAGAAAAATATTCTTCAGATATTGGTCGATCCGAACGGAAAGATATTTATGAGTATGGACAAGCAGTCCGACCTGAAAGCGGTATTGGAGAGCATGGGACAGGAATATGGTGTCACATTTACTCCGGAACAGGAAAAGAAATTCATGTTGGCCTCTACTTTCGGAGTGCCGATGAAAAACATGAAAACCTATCTCGACCTGCCGACCGACAAACAGGACGCAGTACTGAAGAACGAAGGTATTCCTTGTGATAGTCTTGATAACCAATTCAAATCATGGGTGCGTAATGCACGCGCGGTGAATTCTGATTTACGTATTGCAATCAAGGCCGATGCGGATACTCCTTATTCTGTGATTAAAAATGTTATGAATTCACTTCAGGACCTCAGAGAGAATCGGTACAACCTGATTACTTCTCTGAAAACGACTTCTGAAAACTAA